ATTTGCATTCCCCACGCAGACCGTCCACGTGAAGGGGCAGGTCGGGGAATCCGCGAAACCGCCGAAGTAGCGCGCAGGCCGGCGTTGCCCGCGGCTCCGTGTTTCAAACCAACCCCAAAGGCACGAAGGACACGAAGAAGGCGGGGACACCAAGCCCTTCCCCTGTCCGTCTTTTGTGTCCTTCGTGGCTTCGTGGTTTGATCACCGCAATCCTTCCCACTCGGGCTCGTTCTCGAAGATCCAGCGGTAGTAGTCGGCGCCTTGCAGCTTGCTCGCGGCGGGTTCATCCACGACGACGGTGCAGCGGGCGTGAAGCTGAAGCGCGGTGGCGGAAATCATCGCGGTAATGGGGCCCTCGACGGCCTTTGCAAGGATGTCTGCCTTGGCGGCGCCCGTCGCGAGCAGCAGGCAGCGGCGGCTTTCGAGGATCGTGCCGACGCCCATCGTGATTGCGCGGCGCGGGACTTTGTCGGCTCCGCCGAAGTGCGCGGCGTTTTGCTGAAGCGTCGCGGGGGCGAGCGCCTTCACGCGCGTGCGGGAGTGGAGCGCGGAGAGCGGCTCGTTGAATCCAATGTGCCCGGCGCGCCCGATGCCGAGCAATTGGAGATCGATGCCGCCGAATTTGCGGATGGTCTGCTCGTATCGCGCGCACTCGGCATCAATGTCCGCGGCCGCGCCGTCGGGCAGATAAGTGTTGCGCGGGTCAATCTCGATCTGCCGGAAGAGATGCTCCTCCATGTAGTGCCGATACGAGTGCGGGTCGTCCGCGGCGAGGCCGACGTATTCGTCGAGATTGAAGGTGCGGCAGAGGGAGAAGTCGAGGCCGTCCTCGCGGTGCATGCGAACGAGCCGGTCGTAAACGGACTCCATCGTGCGGCCGGTGGCCAGGCCGAGCACCAGCTGCGGATGCGCGAGCAACTCGCGCGCGATGATGCGGGCCACGAGATCCGCGGCGCCCGCGGCATTGGGACGGATGATGACTTCCACGCGGCGGAGTGAACCACGAACGGACGCAAATGGACATGAAGAAGCGGCGATTGAAGGCCGTTCGGGCCGGGGCGTTCCATCCCGCGCGAGCGGAGGAACGCCCGCCGCGTCACGG
This sequence is a window from Verrucomicrobiota bacterium. Protein-coding genes within it:
- the nagB gene encoding glucosamine-6-phosphate deaminase is translated as MEVIIRPNAAGAADLVARIIARELLAHPQLVLGLATGRTMESVYDRLVRMHREDGLDFSLCRTFNLDEYVGLAADDPHSYRHYMEEHLFRQIEIDPRNTYLPDGAAADIDAECARYEQTIRKFGGIDLQLLGIGRAGHIGFNEPLSALHSRTRVKALAPATLQQNAAHFGGADKVPRRAITMGVGTILESRRCLLLATGAAKADILAKAVEGPITAMISATALQLHARCTVVVDEPAASKLQGADYYRWIFENEPEWEGLR